The following are encoded together in the Paludisphaera mucosa genome:
- a CDS encoding glycosyltransferase family 39 protein: MRRTFGISLGVILILGAALRFGALGIHSFWFDEVVAMRVAGAPTLGEFAERLARLDMVAAPLHPLLLRYWTAVWGTSEAAARGLSAAISVLGLGAFAAAAWQAFRSRAATLTATALLAVCPLDLAYAMETRMYSLLAFWTTASWALLFSFRRGRSRGRELAFGLCLVGLAYTHPLGGLMIVALAAAYGIDARRSMLRPSRWLAIQALAFAAILPWVGRYLDHPPDPKTAGGLGTAWLNWVAYGLGWPVGWLPPVLGVVALAWLVPDRRRPAGATTGDGTSGEERLRTGLMLCAWVASPIGLMTAYTWLRHPILGPLRYHLFLMPGAILLVAGAARFRPLAVGGLATALVLGFTLPSLKSGVYDEQRKPAWREATREMLRSARNPVVVLDAREPNMYFQTVAYYLPERVPVISLQVYLDRLAAGTLDRAGDYWLFRDALIDKSRAVPEPASATAGVRPVVDLGRLTVARLAPLVRAAYAHDASR, from the coding sequence ATGCGGCGGACGTTCGGGATCTCCCTGGGGGTCATTTTGATTCTCGGCGCGGCCCTGAGATTCGGCGCGCTCGGGATTCATAGCTTCTGGTTCGACGAGGTCGTCGCGATGCGCGTCGCCGGGGCGCCGACCCTGGGCGAGTTCGCGGAGCGGCTGGCCCGGCTCGACATGGTCGCTGCGCCGTTGCATCCGCTGCTCCTGAGGTACTGGACCGCCGTTTGGGGGACCTCGGAGGCGGCCGCCCGGGGCCTCTCCGCCGCGATCAGCGTCCTGGGGTTGGGCGCCTTTGCGGCCGCCGCCTGGCAGGCGTTCCGATCGCGGGCCGCCACGTTGACGGCGACGGCCCTGCTCGCCGTCTGCCCGCTCGACCTGGCCTACGCGATGGAAACCCGGATGTACAGCCTGCTGGCCTTCTGGACGACCGCGTCGTGGGCCCTGCTCTTCTCGTTCCGTCGCGGTCGGAGCCGGGGCCGGGAGCTGGCCTTCGGGCTCTGCCTCGTGGGATTGGCCTACACGCACCCGCTGGGCGGGCTGATGATCGTGGCGCTGGCCGCGGCTTACGGGATCGACGCCCGGCGGTCGATGCTGCGGCCCTCGCGGTGGCTGGCCATCCAGGCGCTGGCGTTCGCGGCGATCCTGCCCTGGGTCGGCCGCTACCTCGACCATCCGCCCGACCCGAAGACGGCCGGAGGCCTGGGCACGGCCTGGCTCAACTGGGTGGCCTACGGCCTCGGCTGGCCCGTCGGATGGCTGCCCCCGGTGCTCGGAGTGGTCGCGCTGGCCTGGCTCGTCCCGGACCGGCGTCGACCTGCGGGCGCGACCACGGGCGACGGGACGTCCGGCGAGGAGCGGCTGCGCACCGGCCTCATGCTGTGCGCGTGGGTCGCCTCGCCGATCGGCCTGATGACCGCGTATACGTGGCTCCGCCATCCCATCCTGGGGCCCCTACGATATCATCTCTTCCTGATGCCCGGGGCGATCCTGCTGGTCGCGGGCGCCGCGAGGTTCCGCCCCCTGGCCGTCGGCGGCCTGGCGACGGCCCTGGTGCTCGGGTTCACGCTGCCTTCGCTCAAGTCCGGGGTCTACGACGAGCAGAGGAAGCCCGCGTGGCGCGAGGCGACTCGCGAGATGCTCCGGTCGGCGCGGAACCCGGTCGTCGTCCTCGACGCGCGTGAGCCGAACATGTATTTCCAGACCGTCGCTTACTACCTTCCCGAGCGGGTGCCGGTGATCTCGCTCCAGGTCTACCTGGACCGGCTCGCCGCCGGCACGCTGGACCGCGCGGGCGACTACTGGCTGTTCCGCGACGCCCTGATCGACAAATCCCGCGCCGTCCCCGAGCCGGCCTC
- a CDS encoding DUF4349 domain-containing protein — protein sequence MRALTTTLLTLAYLPLTGCGEGIVATTASRTFAAPKSAMVAARSPALADSSPAPAAGPAMMGGMMGMAGQAQAKSEAAPPTAAAPAGVTRKVIYDATLDLAVDKVDPVASKVVALVGSSGGYIAEENMSGSPGANRALFWRLRIPVDRFDGFVEAVKALGELEQFNRKSQDVTAEFYDIEAHVKNKKVQELTLQKILEERSGQLEEVLKVEVELSRVRGEIEQLQGRMRVLEALSSLATLTLTLRERDRFEPPAPVVADFPTQVARTWHASITQLVDVGKGLILFAVANAVWAPFWIVGLLVAWIGVRRLIARLRPLLVPARPVPPSV from the coding sequence ATGCGAGCACTGACGACCACCCTGCTGACGCTGGCGTACCTGCCGCTCACCGGATGCGGCGAGGGGATCGTGGCGACGACCGCCTCGAGAACCTTCGCGGCCCCGAAGAGCGCCATGGTCGCCGCAAGGTCCCCGGCGTTGGCCGATTCAAGCCCGGCCCCCGCGGCCGGCCCCGCCATGATGGGCGGAATGATGGGGATGGCCGGCCAGGCCCAGGCGAAGTCCGAGGCCGCCCCGCCGACCGCGGCGGCGCCGGCGGGAGTGACGCGGAAGGTGATCTACGACGCGACGCTCGACCTGGCCGTCGACAAGGTCGACCCCGTGGCCTCGAAGGTCGTCGCGCTCGTCGGGTCGTCGGGCGGCTACATCGCCGAGGAGAACATGTCCGGCTCGCCGGGCGCCAATCGGGCGCTCTTCTGGCGGCTGCGCATCCCCGTGGACCGCTTCGACGGCTTCGTCGAGGCCGTCAAGGCCCTGGGCGAGCTGGAGCAGTTCAACCGCAAGTCGCAGGACGTGACCGCCGAGTTCTACGACATCGAGGCCCACGTCAAGAACAAGAAGGTGCAGGAGCTGACGCTCCAGAAGATCCTGGAGGAGCGATCGGGCCAGCTCGAAGAGGTGCTGAAGGTCGAGGTCGAGCTGTCCCGCGTGCGGGGCGAGATCGAGCAGCTCCAGGGCCGCATGCGGGTGCTGGAGGCCCTCTCGTCGCTGGCCACGCTGACGCTCACGCTCCGCGAGCGCGACCGCTTCGAGCCCCCCGCGCCGGTCGTCGCCGACTTCCCGACCCAGGTCGCCCGCACCTGGCACGCCTCGATCACGCAGCTCGTCGACGTGGGCAAGGGCCTGATCCTGTTCGCGGTGGCCAACGCGGTCTGGGCCCCGTTCTGGATCGTGGGGCTCCTCGTCGCCTGGATCGGCGTGCGGCGGCTGATCGCCCGGCTCCGGCCGCTCCTCGTCCCCGCCCGGCCCGTCCCCCCGAGCGTCTGA
- a CDS encoding OprO/OprP family phosphate-selective porin, producing MCTYVFKRPGLAVLLGFGVVLGGSRGMAQEAAAPPLPAVDPTPGPEDVSTAERLRRMEAINQHLIQKLEELSRKNDELSGKVDEMARGAAGSTSAGEAEGGKDGGGTGTDDGSFPSAAGGGSKASGGDPTDTGTAQEVGSPAVATMPLRSYYDFAHDGFKWTTHDDEFTFGIRGMTQVDARIYQQPNQNPVSSGLYNPRSRIYFFGNFTRPIQYEFSFQNTFDSVGLLDAYLNFNYDSRFQVRVGRYKTPFSYEWYRIHVWHLLAPERSLFANNYEGNRRFGLMGTGDLFERRIEYAVGTFNTQRNSFKPYDNRQDVMAFMNFKPFYNREEGFLLRDLQFGGSVDAGRENQPLSPAALRLSAPPATSGITGDTAANSANVPWMVFNDNVRERGRRALWELHAAYYLGGLTLMGAWQGGRESYSTKTSGPFTTVPISGWFAQAGYILTGETIRDRTLIQPLHPFDLRKGKFGLGAFEVTGRYSTLALGEQVFTAGLVDRNNWTNHTQMTDLGFNWYMNKFVKVYFDWEHAMFAQPVLYNVQQGLRQSTSDLFWMRFQVYF from the coding sequence ATGTGCACGTACGTCTTCAAGAGGCCCGGCCTCGCCGTTCTGCTGGGTTTCGGCGTCGTCCTCGGCGGCTCGCGAGGGATGGCGCAGGAGGCTGCGGCCCCGCCCCTGCCGGCCGTCGATCCGACGCCGGGCCCCGAGGACGTCTCGACGGCCGAACGCCTGCGTCGGATGGAGGCGATCAATCAACACCTGATCCAGAAGCTCGAAGAACTGTCCAGGAAGAACGACGAGCTGTCGGGCAAGGTCGACGAGATGGCCCGTGGCGCGGCCGGCTCGACGAGCGCGGGCGAGGCGGAGGGAGGGAAGGACGGCGGCGGCACGGGGACCGACGACGGATCGTTCCCGTCGGCGGCCGGCGGCGGTTCGAAGGCGAGCGGCGGCGACCCGACCGACACCGGGACGGCCCAGGAGGTGGGCTCCCCCGCCGTCGCCACGATGCCCCTCAGGTCGTATTACGACTTCGCCCACGACGGCTTCAAGTGGACGACCCACGACGACGAGTTCACGTTCGGCATCCGGGGCATGACGCAGGTCGACGCCCGCATCTACCAGCAGCCCAACCAGAACCCGGTCTCCTCGGGGTTGTACAACCCCCGGAGTCGCATCTATTTCTTCGGGAACTTCACCAGGCCGATCCAGTACGAGTTCTCATTCCAGAACACGTTCGACAGCGTGGGCCTGCTCGACGCCTATCTCAACTTCAATTACGACTCGCGGTTCCAGGTCCGCGTGGGCCGCTACAAGACGCCCTTCTCGTACGAGTGGTATCGCATCCACGTGTGGCACCTGCTCGCCCCCGAGCGGTCGCTGTTCGCCAACAACTACGAGGGGAATCGGCGTTTCGGCCTGATGGGGACGGGCGACCTGTTCGAACGCCGGATCGAGTACGCGGTCGGCACGTTCAACACCCAGCGCAATTCGTTCAAGCCGTACGACAACCGCCAGGACGTCATGGCGTTCATGAACTTCAAGCCGTTCTACAACCGCGAAGAGGGCTTCCTGCTGCGCGACCTGCAATTCGGCGGCTCGGTCGACGCGGGCCGCGAGAACCAGCCGCTGTCGCCCGCCGCGCTGCGGCTGAGCGCGCCCCCCGCGACCTCGGGGATCACCGGCGACACGGCCGCCAACTCCGCCAACGTCCCCTGGATGGTCTTCAACGACAACGTCCGCGAGCGGGGCCGGCGGGCGCTCTGGGAATTGCACGCGGCCTACTACCTCGGCGGCCTGACCCTGATGGGGGCCTGGCAGGGCGGCCGGGAGAGCTATTCCACGAAGACGTCCGGCCCGTTCACGACCGTCCCCATCAGCGGCTGGTTCGCCCAGGCCGGCTACATCCTCACCGGCGAGACGATCCGCGACCGCACCCTGATCCAGCCGCTCCACCCCTTCGACCTCCGCAAGGGGAAGTTCGGCCTCGGCGCCTTCGAGGTCACCGGCCGCTACAGCACGCTGGCGCTCGGGGAGCAGGTCTTCACCGCCGGCCTGGTCGACCGCAACAACTGGACGAACCACACCCAGATGACCGACCTCGGCTTCAACTGGTACATGAACAAGTTCGTCAAAGTCTACTTCGACTGGGAGCACGCCATGTTCGCCCAGCCGGTCCTGTACAACGTGCAGCAGGGACTGCGTCAGTCGACCTCGGACCTCTTCTGGATGCGGTTCCAGGTCTACTTCTGA
- a CDS encoding PLP-dependent cysteine synthase family protein — translation MNTVARLPDCNHYLDRIAATPLIPVRLDSSGPTIWCKLEFLNPSGSTKDRIAGYILHKAVRTGRVAPGGTVVEASSGSTSIAMALASAQLGLRFVAVMPEGVSPERRMIIESYGGEVQFSPRAEGILGALAGAATAAAERGAFLPLQFENPDNPAAHRSRTAQEVLTQIPGGCVDAVVSGVGTGGTLVGLFEGLCDHGCAPTAFAARPVTGTSLGGGGAECCSFSGRIPGVVDGLSTIYTKFRAERSASLVEIDVPDDEAVEVARRLIRKGFPVGPSSGLNFQAALMVAGRLGPDAHIVTVFPDRMERYFSTELFARASKA, via the coding sequence GTGAACACCGTCGCCCGGCTGCCCGATTGCAACCACTATCTCGACCGCATCGCGGCGACGCCGCTCATCCCGGTCCGGCTCGACTCGAGCGGGCCGACGATCTGGTGCAAGCTCGAATTCCTCAACCCCAGCGGCTCGACCAAGGACCGGATCGCCGGCTACATCCTCCACAAGGCGGTCCGGACCGGCAGGGTGGCCCCCGGTGGGACGGTCGTCGAGGCGTCGAGCGGCTCGACGAGCATCGCCATGGCGCTGGCCTCGGCGCAGCTCGGGCTGAGGTTCGTCGCGGTGATGCCCGAGGGGGTCAGCCCGGAGCGGCGGATGATCATCGAGTCGTACGGCGGCGAGGTCCAGTTCTCGCCCCGGGCCGAGGGGATCCTGGGGGCCCTGGCCGGCGCGGCGACCGCCGCGGCCGAGCGCGGGGCCTTCCTGCCGCTCCAGTTCGAGAACCCGGACAACCCCGCTGCGCATCGGAGCCGCACGGCCCAGGAAGTCCTGACGCAGATCCCCGGCGGCTGCGTCGACGCCGTGGTCAGCGGGGTGGGGACGGGGGGCACGCTCGTCGGCCTGTTCGAGGGCCTGTGCGATCACGGCTGCGCGCCGACGGCCTTCGCCGCGCGGCCCGTCACCGGCACGTCGCTGGGCGGCGGGGGGGCGGAGTGCTGCTCGTTCAGCGGCCGCATCCCGGGCGTCGTCGACGGCCTGTCGACGATCTACACGAAGTTCCGCGCCGAGCGCTCGGCGTCGCTGGTGGAGATCGACGTCCCCGACGACGAGGCCGTCGAGGTCGCCCGCCGCCTGATCCGCAAGGGGTTCCCGGTCGGCCCCAGCTCGGGCCTGAACTTCCAGGCCGCCCTGATGGTCGCGGGGCGCCTGGGCCCCGACGCGCACATCGTCACCGTCTTCCCCGACCGGATGGAGCGCTACTTCTCCACGGAGCTGTTCGCCAGGGCGTCGAAGGCTTGA
- a CDS encoding DUF1328 family protein — translation MLRWAIVFFVLALIAGFLGFGGLQGDLASIAKILVFVFLVLFVVSLVFGRSAGPPAI, via the coding sequence ATGTTGCGCTGGGCTATCGTATTCTTCGTGCTCGCTCTGATCGCGGGCTTCCTGGGCTTCGGCGGCCTTCAGGGCGACCTGGCTTCGATCGCCAAGATCTTGGTCTTCGTCTTCCTGGTCCTGTTCGTCGTCTCGCTCGTCTTCGGCCGATCCGCCGGTCCGCCGGCGATCTGA
- a CDS encoding glycosyltransferase family 39 protein — protein sequence MFFPLVVLAAILPGLAAMRSWDLTVPGPLWGLRAMAVAVDGMFVDQTGACDAIKPERESAGYRSVAFQPPLYPWLAAVGLTLSGDCDPLACVLPSYAAGAAIVMLVYLHGRLWRGGGMGFTAALLMAFSPSLLLREQEMTPHLLATAGALAALYAYAARTRIAAESADPRGRSLLWSAAGGVALGASLLTVEAFGLIVVAAIGLHQVYVRVSASADPSYRPSPTGGRHAWIRDGGAIDAALALGVATAIAAPWHLSMFLTHGWSLFAPLTLPASGWADSYNLAARILELAPVAAPLAVFGAARAVRTALIAESDDRETIGGSLWAAWAGVAALTLSLWTTGPRQALEIFLLIPLNLLAAATVADLVNRRVSVRALIGLAPAAALCLAWWSSKDLRSALDDLLAGRASAATTLSLHMTFDLIVVSIILGRGVERWARNRDDRQRQVLATFLLATLVATVGLGVREMVFRHSETSDLLMLRTMILRRNRERPFNHIAVVSPPSSRFESDGEPGSLTAPYPGGRLRFILRTALPALPQIDLTDVDELLTLPDEQRLVVLYGAGSRLSYSLQSRLGLEAIHPGRTGILDAYATASSRVARR from the coding sequence ATGTTCTTCCCGCTCGTCGTGCTCGCGGCGATCCTCCCGGGCCTGGCCGCGATGCGGTCGTGGGACCTGACCGTCCCCGGGCCGCTCTGGGGACTTCGGGCGATGGCGGTCGCGGTCGACGGCATGTTCGTCGACCAGACGGGCGCGTGCGACGCCATCAAGCCCGAGCGCGAGTCGGCCGGGTATCGCAGCGTGGCGTTCCAGCCGCCGCTCTACCCGTGGCTCGCCGCGGTCGGGCTCACCCTGAGCGGCGACTGCGACCCGCTCGCCTGCGTGCTCCCGAGCTATGCGGCGGGCGCGGCGATCGTCATGCTCGTCTACCTCCACGGCCGATTGTGGCGGGGCGGCGGCATGGGCTTCACGGCCGCGCTCCTGATGGCGTTCAGCCCGAGCCTGCTGCTGCGCGAGCAGGAGATGACGCCCCACCTGCTGGCGACGGCCGGCGCGCTGGCGGCCCTCTACGCCTACGCGGCGCGGACGCGGATCGCCGCCGAGTCGGCCGACCCGCGGGGGCGTTCGCTGCTCTGGTCGGCGGCCGGCGGCGTGGCCCTGGGGGCGTCGCTGCTGACGGTGGAGGCCTTCGGCCTGATCGTGGTCGCCGCGATCGGCCTGCACCAGGTCTACGTGCGGGTGAGCGCCTCGGCCGACCCGAGCTATCGGCCCTCGCCGACGGGCGGACGGCACGCCTGGATCCGCGACGGCGGCGCGATCGACGCCGCGCTGGCGCTGGGCGTCGCGACGGCGATCGCCGCGCCCTGGCACCTGAGCATGTTCCTCACCCACGGCTGGAGCCTCTTCGCCCCGCTGACGCTCCCCGCCTCCGGCTGGGCCGACTCGTACAACCTCGCGGCGCGGATCCTGGAGCTGGCCCCGGTGGCCGCGCCCCTGGCCGTCTTCGGCGCGGCGCGGGCCGTCCGCACGGCCCTGATCGCCGAGAGCGACGACCGCGAGACCATCGGCGGGTCGCTCTGGGCCGCCTGGGCGGGCGTCGCGGCGCTGACGCTCTCGCTCTGGACGACCGGCCCGCGGCAAGCGCTCGAGATCTTCCTGCTCATCCCGCTCAACCTGCTGGCGGCGGCGACCGTCGCCGACCTGGTCAACCGTCGGGTCTCGGTCCGGGCGCTCATCGGCCTGGCGCCGGCCGCGGCGCTCTGCCTCGCCTGGTGGTCCAGCAAGGACCTGCGCAGCGCCCTCGACGACCTGCTCGCCGGCCGGGCGAGCGCGGCGACGACCCTGAGCCTGCACATGACGTTCGACCTGATCGTCGTCTCGATCATCCTGGGCCGCGGCGTCGAGCGCTGGGCCCGCAACCGCGACGACCGCCAGCGCCAGGTGCTGGCGACGTTCCTGCTGGCGACCCTCGTGGCGACGGTCGGCCTGGGCGTCCGCGAGATGGTCTTCCGCCACAGCGAGACCAGCGACCTGCTGATGCTCCGGACGATGATCCTCCGCCGCAACCGCGAGCGGCCGTTCAACCACATCGCGGTCGTCAGCCCGCCGTCGTCGCGGTTCGAGTCCGACGGCGAGCCCGGGTCGCTCACCGCGCCCTATCCCGGCGGCCGGCTCCGCTTCATCCTCCGAACGGCCTTGCCGGCCTTGCCGCAGATCGACCTGACCGACGTCGACGAGCTGCTCACGCTCCCCGACGAGCAGCGGCTGGTCGTGCTCTACGGGGCGGGCAGCCGGCTGTCGTACAGCCTCCAGTCCCGGCTGGGCCTGGAGGCCATCCACCCCGGCCGGACCGGGATCCTCGACGCCTACGCCACGGCGTCGAGCCGCGTCGCCAGGCGCTGA
- a CDS encoding YciE/YciF ferroxidase family protein codes for MQSLNDLFVDVARDMLDAEKQLAKALPKMAKAASNPELRKAFEKHLEETKIHAERLAQVLEALGQAPRGKKCHAMEGHIEEGKEILELDAAPEVKDAALIAAAQKVEHYEIAGYGTLSTWAATMGIPEVKKLLGDTLAEEKTTDDLLSEIAETVVNAQAATT; via the coding sequence ATGCAATCGCTCAATGATTTGTTCGTGGACGTCGCCCGCGACATGCTGGACGCCGAGAAGCAGCTCGCCAAGGCGCTGCCGAAGATGGCCAAGGCGGCCTCGAATCCGGAGCTGCGCAAGGCCTTCGAGAAGCATCTCGAGGAGACCAAGATCCACGCCGAGCGCCTGGCCCAGGTCCTGGAGGCGCTCGGCCAGGCCCCCCGGGGCAAGAAGTGCCACGCGATGGAGGGGCACATCGAGGAGGGGAAGGAAATCCTCGAACTCGACGCCGCGCCCGAGGTGAAGGACGCCGCCCTGATCGCCGCCGCGCAGAAGGTCGAGCACTACGAGATCGCCGGCTACGGCACGCTCAGCACCTGGGCCGCCACGATGGGGATCCCGGAGGTCAAGAAGCTGCTGGGCGACACGCTTGCCGAGGAGAAGACCACCGACGACCTCCTGAGCGAGATCGCCGAGACGGTCGTCAACGCCCAGGCCGCGACCACCTGA
- a CDS encoding DMT family transporter, with the protein MAWLILIVAGLFEVAWAYFLKTSKGFTQLGPSLAFLATMGVSMAGLGWSLNHLPMGTAYAVWTGVGAVGTALLGIWLFGEPATALRLGSIGLILLGIAGLRYAAGAG; encoded by the coding sequence ATGGCCTGGTTGATCCTGATCGTGGCGGGGCTGTTCGAGGTGGCCTGGGCGTACTTCCTGAAGACGTCCAAGGGGTTCACGCAGCTCGGGCCGTCGCTGGCGTTCCTGGCCACGATGGGCGTGAGCATGGCCGGGCTCGGCTGGTCGCTGAACCACCTGCCGATGGGGACCGCCTACGCCGTCTGGACGGGCGTCGGCGCGGTCGGCACCGCGCTGCTGGGGATCTGGCTGTTCGGCGAGCCGGCGACGGCCCTGCGACTGGGCTCGATCGGCCTCATCTTGCTGGGGATCGCCGGGCTGAGATACGCCGCCGGCGCGGGTTGA
- a CDS encoding lactate racemase domain-containing protein → MTKGTIEAPWGVEGSLALDLPRAWGVGRDDVVEPDLAGTVDDYPAALNGALDAPRDAPRLEEQVRPGSKVAIVVDDPSRWTPVREALPIVLDRILRAGVAACDVTISVGVGRHHAVDDAAMRRRLGDGPAAAHRCYSPPVDDLSAYEDLGTTSRGIPVRVFRPVAEADLRVLIGSVLPHLQAGFGGGYKLIFPGTSHRTTLGALHRQGLGRDADAGRLLGGLAAENPMRQAVNEAAGSLGPCFSISHLIGAPGMIFRACAGRPESVQDTLADEARTRFRAPPAPPADVVVVGNNPWPGDPMQSFKTLLHHRAASVPGGVTVGLFWTDPDEIDRSMPRTAMRLIAGSGAPGGWAIRRLVPLIERVLSARESSAAFMLRWARELVVDRTVMVYSPPLHARLGGRLGPVRLFADQDALWRAVRRALPRDRRDSPRVRIFPRGGLTYAPQDASG, encoded by the coding sequence ATGACGAAGGGAACGATCGAGGCGCCCTGGGGCGTCGAAGGCAGCCTGGCCCTGGACCTCCCCCGCGCCTGGGGCGTGGGCCGCGACGACGTCGTCGAGCCCGACCTCGCGGGCACCGTGGACGACTATCCCGCGGCGCTGAACGGGGCCCTCGACGCGCCCCGGGACGCCCCGCGGCTGGAGGAGCAGGTCCGGCCCGGTTCGAAGGTCGCGATCGTCGTCGACGACCCCTCGCGCTGGACCCCGGTGCGCGAGGCCCTGCCGATCGTGCTCGACCGAATCCTCCGCGCGGGGGTGGCGGCCTGTGACGTCACGATCAGCGTCGGCGTCGGCCGCCACCACGCGGTCGACGACGCGGCGATGCGGCGTCGGCTGGGCGACGGGCCGGCGGCGGCGCATCGCTGCTACAGCCCGCCCGTCGACGACCTCTCGGCGTACGAAGATTTGGGGACGACCTCGCGGGGGATCCCCGTCCGCGTCTTCCGGCCCGTCGCCGAGGCCGATCTGCGGGTCCTGATCGGCTCGGTCCTGCCCCACCTCCAGGCGGGCTTCGGGGGCGGATACAAGCTGATCTTCCCGGGCACGAGCCACCGCACGACCCTGGGCGCCCTGCACCGCCAGGGGCTGGGCCGCGACGCCGACGCCGGCCGGCTGCTGGGGGGCCTCGCGGCCGAGAACCCGATGCGCCAGGCCGTGAACGAGGCGGCGGGGTCGCTCGGCCCTTGCTTCTCGATCAGCCACCTGATCGGCGCGCCCGGGATGATCTTCCGGGCCTGCGCCGGGCGTCCCGAATCGGTCCAGGATACGCTCGCGGACGAGGCCCGCACGCGGTTCCGGGCCCCCCCCGCCCCGCCGGCCGACGTGGTGGTCGTGGGCAACAACCCCTGGCCGGGCGACCCGATGCAGAGCTTCAAGACGCTCCTGCACCACCGCGCCGCGAGCGTCCCGGGGGGCGTGACCGTGGGCCTCTTCTGGACCGACCCGGACGAGATCGACCGCTCGATGCCGCGCACGGCGATGCGGCTGATCGCCGGCTCGGGCGCGCCCGGGGGCTGGGCGATCCGCCGGCTCGTGCCGCTGATCGAACGGGTCCTCTCGGCGCGCGAGTCCTCGGCGGCGTTCATGCTGCGCTGGGCGCGCGAGCTGGTGGTCGACCGCACCGTGATGGTCTACTCGCCCCCGCTCCACGCCCGGCTCGGCGGCCGCCTCGGCCCCGTCCGCCTCTTCGCCGACCAGGACGCCCTGTGGCGGGCCGTCCGCCGCGCCCTGCCCCGCGACCGCCGCGACTCGCCCCGCGTCCGCATCTTCCCGCGCGGCGGGCTGACCTACGCGCCGCAGGACGCATCGGGATGA
- a CDS encoding DUF2157 domain-containing protein — protein MGGREITADRRAWLVGELEAWTTQGLLSGDQAKGVLGLYEGGTPEGEAARRTDRASSAVMGLGALMIGLAVLTAVAFNWQELSTSVRIALILLTLGGTYAGAWALRYRAGARTASDVVCFLGCLLYGAGIWLVAQMFNFNVTGVEGFWWWAVGVLPFALIVGTWPLHALVATTLAAYTAGAALGPALGWFGAAWKVAEPAWSVPILTAFGLSWAYARKSRSVLALYVALGTFWVLVQPSAWEFDATPIYWAGLVGAILMLIAACHPPEAGLGIPYRFLGVLLVGGVLIPLSTYAFNSEIRGQVLPTPLAIETAAAVVLAAVLFVVAADRDRRREGRGVSLGRSVLAAPGRWFPLAMLALFAALGFWNAVVDEPIATTIGANAAMASLAIWLTIVGTREDRGRPFAAGVAYFLLWAIARYLDLFSGFGGMPGAALMFLACGAGLVGAALLWRRLKEVPHAPA, from the coding sequence ATGGGCGGTCGCGAGATCACGGCCGACCGGCGCGCCTGGCTGGTGGGCGAGCTGGAGGCCTGGACGACGCAGGGGTTGCTCTCGGGCGACCAGGCGAAGGGCGTCCTCGGCCTGTACGAGGGGGGCACGCCCGAGGGCGAGGCCGCGAGGCGGACCGATCGGGCCAGCTCGGCGGTCATGGGGCTGGGCGCCCTGATGATCGGCCTGGCCGTCCTCACGGCGGTCGCGTTCAACTGGCAGGAGCTGTCGACGTCGGTCCGGATCGCCCTGATCCTCCTGACGCTCGGCGGCACGTATGCGGGGGCCTGGGCCCTGCGGTATCGGGCGGGCGCGAGGACGGCGTCGGACGTCGTCTGCTTCCTCGGCTGCCTGCTCTACGGCGCGGGGATCTGGCTGGTCGCGCAGATGTTCAACTTCAACGTCACGGGCGTCGAGGGCTTCTGGTGGTGGGCCGTCGGCGTCCTGCCGTTCGCCCTGATCGTGGGGACCTGGCCGCTGCACGCGCTGGTCGCGACGACGCTGGCGGCCTACACCGCCGGCGCGGCCCTGGGACCGGCCCTCGGCTGGTTCGGCGCGGCCTGGAAGGTCGCCGAGCCGGCCTGGAGCGTGCCGATCCTGACGGCGTTCGGGCTGTCCTGGGCGTACGCGAGGAAGTCGCGGAGCGTGCTGGCCTTGTACGTCGCGCTCGGGACGTTCTGGGTCCTCGTGCAGCCGTCGGCCTGGGAGTTCGACGCGACGCCGATCTACTGGGCGGGGCTGGTCGGGGCGATCCTCATGCTGATCGCCGCGTGCCATCCGCCCGAGGCCGGCCTGGGGATCCCGTACCGGTTCCTCGGCGTCCTGCTGGTGGGGGGCGTGCTCATCCCCCTGAGCACGTACGCGTTCAACTCGGAGATTCGGGGGCAGGTGCTCCCCACGCCGCTGGCGATCGAGACGGCGGCGGCCGTGGTGCTGGCGGCCGTCCTGTTCGTCGTCGCGGCCGACCGCGACCGCCGCCGCGAGGGGAGGGGGGTCTCGCTGGGCCGCAGCGTGCTGGCCGCGCCGGGGCGGTGGTTCCCGCTGGCGATGCTGGCCCTCTTCGCGGCGCTGGGGTTCTGGAACGCCGTGGTCGACGAGCCGATCGCGACGACGATCGGGGCGAACGCGGCGATGGCCTCGCTGGCGATCTGGCTGACGATCGTCGGCACCCGCGAGGATCGCGGCCGGCCGTTCGCGGCAGGCGTGGCCTACTTCCTGCTCTGGGCGATCGCCCGCTACCTCGACCTGTTCAGCGGGTTCGGCGGCATGCCGGGGGCCGCCTTGATGTTCCTGGCCTGCGGCGCCGGCCTCGTCGGGGCCGCCTTGCTCTGGCGCCGGCTGAAGGAGGTCCCGCATGCTCCCGCCTGA